The genomic DNA ATCCACCCCGACCTGGGAGATTTCGACGATTTCGACGCGTTCGTTGCCCGCGCCCGCGAACTCGACATGGAAGTCGCCCTCGACATCGCTCTTCAATGTTCCCCCGACCACCCGTGGGTCACAGAACATCCCGAATGGTTCACGATGCGAGCCGACGGTTCGATTGCCTACGCAGAAAACCCCCCGAAGAAGTATCAGGACATCTACCCCCTGAATTTCGACAATGACCCCAAGGGAATTTACCGGGCGATCCGCGACGTCTTCCTCACGTGGATCCGTCACGGCGTGACGATTTTCCGCGTCGACAACCCGCATACGAAGCCCGTGCCTTTCTGGCAGGAAATCATCGCTGATATTAAACGCATCCACCCCGAGGTCATTTTCCTCGCCGAAGCCTTCACTCGGCCCGCGATGATGCGCACCCTGGGTTCCGTTGGTTTCGACCAGTCGTACACATACTTCGCATGGCGCACTGGCAAAGAGGAGATCTGCGACTACCTGACGGAGGTGTCCACGCAGACCGCGCACATGATGCGCCCAACATTCTGGCCAACAACGCACGACATTCTCACCCCTCAGATGACAACGGGGGGAACCGCGATCTTCGCGATCCGCGCAATGCTCGCGGCTCTTGGCTGCCCGAACTGGGGAATTTACTCCGGCTACGAGTTCGTTGAAAATGTTCAACGCCCCGGGTTCGAGGAACACAACGACAACGAAAAATATGAGTTCCGACCCAGGCGCTGGGAGGATGCTGAGCCACTGGGAATCTCCCAGCTGCTGACGCTGCTCAATCGCGCCCGAGCGAAACATCCCGCACTGCGTCAGCTGCACCAGATTCGCATCCACCCAACAAGTCACCCCGAACTCGTGTGCTTCTCCCGGCAGATTCCCGGTCGTTTTACCGCCACGGGACAGCCGGACACAGTGATCTGCGTGATTTCCCTCAATCCGCATCACGGGGTTGACGGTTCCATCCACCTTGACCTGTCCGACCTGGGCATCGAGAACCGCTCAGGCCGTTTCACCGTGGTTGATGAATTGGATGGCTCCACATACACCTGGTCCCATGACAACTACGTCTCACTGTCCCCCGTGACCAGATTGGGACACGTCATGGCCGTGCAAACACCTGAAAACTCCTGGGCTCTTTCACGTCCTCGTCAGCGTCAGGCGTAGGGATGCCGATGAGCCACCCCTACCCACCGGACCATCGTCAGCCCGTCCTCGGCGCCTCATCACTGCCGCCACTGACTGAGGATACGCACTGGTATCGGCGCGCTGTCTTCTACGAGGTTATGGTCCAGTCTTTCAAGGACTCCAACGGCGACGGTATCGGAGATTTCCCCGGTCTGATGTCAACCCTTGACTACCTGTCGTGGTTGGGGGTCGACTGCCTCTGGGTTCCACCGTTCTACCCCTCACCGGGAAAAGACGACGGCTACGACGTCGCAGACTACATGAGCGTTAACCCAGCGTATGGAACTCTTGAGGATTTCACTCGCTTTGTCCGCGAGGCGCACGTGCGAGGCATCCGCGTCCTCGTGGATATGGTGCTCAACCACACCTCCGACCAGCACCCGTGGTTCCAGTCATCACGCGAGGACCCCGCGGGCCCATTCGGTGACTTCTACGTCTGGCGCGACACACCCACCGGATACCCCGATGTCCGTGTGATCTTCACCGACACCGAGGAATCGAACTGGGCGTGGGATCCTGTGCGCAGGCAGTTCTACTGGCATCGTTTCTTCTCTCATCAACCAGATCTCAACTATGAGAACCCCGCGGTACGCCGCGCAGTCATTGATGTTGTCCGCTTCTGGTGTTCCACCGGTGTTGACGGTTTCCGACTCGATGCCATCCCGTATCTTTTTGAGGAAGAAGGAACGAACGGCGAAAGCCTCCCGGCAACGCACCACTTCATCGCGACCCTGCGCGAGGTGATCGACACGGAATTCCCCGGAACGGTGATGCTCGCTGAAGCTAATCAGCCGCCACGCGACGTCGTTGCCTATTTTGGGTCCGATGACCAACCCGAATGCCATATGTGTTTCCATTTCCCTGTGATGCCGCGGATTTTCCAGGCGCTGCGCGAGGAATCCTCCCAGGGATTGCGCACGATCCTTGCTGAAACGCCGCCGCTGCCTCAGGGTGGTCAGTGGGCAATGTTCCTACGCAACCACGATGAACTCACCCTGGAGATGGTCTCGGATGAGGAACGGGACAACATGTACCGGTGGTATGCGCCGGACCCGCAGATGCGCGCCAACGTCGGCATTGGTCGTCGGCTGGCTCCTTTGCTTCATGGGTCCCAGCGTGAAGTTGAAATCGCCCACGCGCTGCTGTTGTCGCTCCCGGGTTCGCCGTTCCTGTACTACGGCGATGAAATTGGCATGGGTGACAACTACACCCTTCCTGACCGTTACGGGGTGCGCACGCCAATGCAGTGGGATGCCGGTCCCGGCGGCGGCTTTTCTGATGCGGATCCGACGGATTTTGTGCTCCCGATGGTGTCGTCCCCGGGGTGGGACCATCGCGCCATCAATGTTTCTCAATCACGCCAGCGCGAACATTCCCTGCTCAATTGGCTCAGGAAAATGCTCGCTGTG from Schaalia sp. ZJ405 includes the following:
- a CDS encoding alpha-1,4-glucan--maltose-1-phosphate maltosyltransferase, with the protein product MTESLIPRIPAIELFPVIEDATLAAKATENEPFPIRATVFREGHDSCCAEAVLIDPEGREYSRTLMSDIAPGLDRYEAWVVANRPGAWSFCVETWSNPYATWQHDATVKIDAGIDVELMLEEGARLLERAIAGHALNNPTQKPADAQDAAVLRDAAAAMRNTQRSAQQRLSAGVSSEVRAIFRDHPLRDLLGHTRRYPLDVSRERALTGSWYELFPRSAGAFQKPDGTWVSGTLRHAADDLDRIADMGFNVVYLTPIHPIGTTHRKGRNNTLEAQPGDPGSPYGIGSDLGGHDAIHPDLGDFDDFDAFVARARELDMEVALDIALQCSPDHPWVTEHPEWFTMRADGSIAYAENPPKKYQDIYPLNFDNDPKGIYRAIRDVFLTWIRHGVTIFRVDNPHTKPVPFWQEIIADIKRIHPEVIFLAEAFTRPAMMRTLGSVGFDQSYTYFAWRTGKEEICDYLTEVSTQTAHMMRPTFWPTTHDILTPQMTTGGTAIFAIRAMLAALGCPNWGIYSGYEFVENVQRPGFEEHNDNEKYEFRPRRWEDAEPLGISQLLTLLNRARAKHPALRQLHQIRIHPTSHPELVCFSRQIPGRFTATGQPDTVICVISLNPHHGVDGSIHLDLSDLGIENRSGRFTVVDELDGSTYTWSHDNYVSLSPVTRLGHVMAVQTPENSWALSRPRQRQA
- the treS gene encoding maltose alpha-D-glucosyltransferase, producing the protein MSHPYPPDHRQPVLGASSLPPLTEDTHWYRRAVFYEVMVQSFKDSNGDGIGDFPGLMSTLDYLSWLGVDCLWVPPFYPSPGKDDGYDVADYMSVNPAYGTLEDFTRFVREAHVRGIRVLVDMVLNHTSDQHPWFQSSREDPAGPFGDFYVWRDTPTGYPDVRVIFTDTEESNWAWDPVRRQFYWHRFFSHQPDLNYENPAVRRAVIDVVRFWCSTGVDGFRLDAIPYLFEEEGTNGESLPATHHFIATLREVIDTEFPGTVMLAEANQPPRDVVAYFGSDDQPECHMCFHFPVMPRIFQALREESSQGLRTILAETPPLPQGGQWAMFLRNHDELTLEMVSDEERDNMYRWYAPDPQMRANVGIGRRLAPLLHGSQREVEIAHALLLSLPGSPFLYYGDEIGMGDNYTLPDRYGVRTPMQWDAGPGGGFSDADPTDFVLPMVSSPGWDHRAINVSQSRQREHSLLNWLRKMLAVRREHPAFGIGSMSLLSTDDDAVLAFLRRDESETILCVTNLSSSSRAVRIQLPGMGGWGLTDLATGHPFPTVNEHEYVDITLPRHSFYWLSVSMPKEQA